Proteins from a genomic interval of Leptospira kanakyensis:
- the clpA gene encoding ATP-dependent Clp protease ATP-binding subunit ClpA has translation MNLSLDLENTLELAGKEASKYHHEFITLEHLLYGLTYNEKTKEVLINVGCDLDLLRKELTEYFEEDLSTIAVPDLKIQPRYTVGVQFVIQFAAFHVQNSGKEEVDGNNVLVALFREEDSQAYYLLAKQEVNRLDVIKYMSHGIKKETESEEPNFTEEADPEEGEGNSRKSALEKFCVNLTERARLGKLDPCIGREVEIERTIHILSRRRKNNPIFVGEAGVGKTSIVEGIAERVVKGLVPKSLLGLEIYSLDMGLVMAGTKFRGEFEERLKAILQEVVGKPERIIFVDEIHTIVGAGAVSGGSLDASNLMKPALANGELKCIGTTTYKEYKSIFEKDHALSRRFQKIEVAEPSREDAIEILKGLKPKYESFHGVTYSAKAIEACVDLSSLHLRDRFLPDKAIDLMDESGAFVKLRDEKKEKAKKQVGILEIESLVAKIAKIPEKTVKADDKKKLENLDSEIKSIVFGQDHAIEQVVDAIHYSRSGLSDEGKPIGSFLFVGPTGVGKTEVAKTLAEKMGVEFLRFDMSEYMEKHSVSRLIGSPPGYVGYDQGGQLTDAIAKNPHSVLLFDEIEKAHEDIYNILLQVMDHATLTDSTGKKADFRNVILILTTNTGAQESSKPLLGFDTDRYDDRSMKAIERTFTPEFRNRLTAVVEFGALSIQVVELVVKRMFRTLQAKANEKGIHLELSEKAVRHLAETGYDKAMGARPIQRILNSEIGKPLSKKILFQKDKGTKYLVDVVEKEGKSVLEILEVSLH, from the coding sequence ATGAACCTTTCCCTAGACTTAGAAAATACCTTAGAACTTGCCGGTAAAGAAGCAAGTAAATACCATCATGAATTTATCACCTTGGAACATTTGTTATATGGTCTTACTTATAACGAAAAAACAAAAGAAGTCCTTATCAATGTCGGATGTGATTTGGATTTACTCAGAAAGGAACTGACTGAATATTTTGAGGAAGATCTTTCTACCATTGCCGTTCCCGATTTAAAAATCCAACCACGTTATACCGTGGGTGTCCAGTTTGTGATTCAGTTTGCCGCCTTTCATGTCCAAAATTCTGGTAAGGAAGAAGTGGATGGAAACAATGTGCTTGTGGCCCTCTTCAGAGAAGAAGATAGCCAAGCTTATTATCTACTCGCCAAACAAGAAGTAAACCGTCTAGACGTAATCAAATACATGTCTCACGGAATCAAAAAAGAAACGGAATCCGAAGAACCGAATTTTACGGAAGAAGCAGATCCAGAAGAAGGGGAAGGAAACTCTCGTAAATCCGCACTTGAAAAATTTTGTGTCAACCTTACCGAAAGAGCAAGGTTAGGGAAATTAGATCCTTGTATTGGCCGGGAAGTTGAAATTGAAAGAACCATTCATATCCTATCTCGTCGTCGTAAAAATAATCCTATTTTTGTGGGAGAGGCAGGGGTCGGAAAAACTTCCATTGTGGAAGGAATTGCCGAAAGAGTTGTTAAGGGACTCGTTCCAAAAAGTTTACTAGGTTTAGAAATTTATTCTTTGGATATGGGTCTTGTGATGGCGGGAACCAAATTCCGTGGTGAATTTGAGGAACGTTTGAAGGCCATCTTACAAGAAGTAGTTGGGAAACCTGAACGAATCATCTTTGTCGACGAAATCCATACCATTGTGGGAGCTGGCGCTGTTTCTGGTGGGAGTTTGGATGCTTCCAATTTAATGAAACCAGCCCTTGCCAATGGAGAATTAAAATGTATTGGAACAACCACTTACAAAGAGTATAAATCGATTTTTGAAAAAGATCATGCTTTATCTCGTAGGTTCCAAAAGATTGAAGTTGCAGAACCTTCCAGAGAAGATGCGATCGAAATCTTGAAAGGACTCAAACCCAAATACGAATCCTTCCACGGTGTGACTTACAGTGCCAAAGCCATCGAAGCTTGTGTGGATTTATCTAGTTTACATCTCAGAGACCGTTTTTTACCGGACAAAGCCATAGATTTGATGGACGAATCCGGCGCCTTTGTAAAGTTACGCGACGAGAAAAAAGAAAAGGCCAAAAAACAAGTAGGGATTTTGGAAATCGAATCTCTTGTTGCTAAAATTGCCAAAATCCCCGAAAAAACGGTAAAGGCAGATGATAAAAAGAAATTAGAAAATTTAGATTCTGAAATCAAATCCATTGTTTTTGGACAAGATCATGCCATCGAACAAGTAGTAGATGCCATCCATTATTCCCGCTCAGGCCTCAGTGATGAAGGAAAACCAATTGGTAGTTTTCTTTTTGTAGGGCCTACGGGTGTGGGTAAAACGGAAGTGGCAAAAACCTTAGCGGAAAAGATGGGAGTGGAATTTCTTAGGTTTGATATGAGTGAATACATGGAAAAACATTCCGTATCAAGACTCATTGGAAGTCCGCCGGGTTATGTGGGTTATGACCAAGGGGGGCAACTCACAGATGCCATTGCCAAAAACCCACATTCTGTTTTGTTATTCGATGAAATCGAAAAAGCACACGAAGATATATACAATATCCTTTTGCAAGTGATGGATCATGCCACACTTACCGATAGCACAGGGAAAAAAGCTGATTTTCGTAATGTGATTTTGATTCTAACGACGAATACGGGAGCTCAGGAAAGTTCGAAACCACTTCTAGGTTTTGATACTGACAGGTATGATGACCGGTCAATGAAGGCAATTGAGAGGACATTCACTCCCGAATTTCGCAACCGACTGACTGCTGTTGTGGAATTTGGTGCCCTATCGATTCAGGTTGTGGAGTTAGTTGTCAAACGAATGTTCCGCACTTTGCAGGCCAAAGCCAATGAAAAAGGAATCCATTTGGAATTGTCTGAAAAAGCAGTTAGGCATTTGGCAGAGACTGGTTATGACAAAGCCATGGGAGCAAGGCCCATCCAAAGAATACTCAATTCAGAAATAGGAAAACCTCTTTCTAAAAAGATCTTATTCCAAAAAGACAAAGGCACCAA